Below is a window of Chitinophaga flava DNA.
ACTTTCCAGAATATGCTGGTCCAGCAGCCCTATTACGCCGGTATAAAAGCGGTTGAAGTGACGAATATCCGCTACCAGTGATGAATTGGATGACATAGAAAATTGTTTGTCAGGCTAAATTATAAAAATAGTTGACAATGTCAACTATTTAATTTGACAAAGTCAACTATTTTCAAAACTATCCGGATCCTCCTTTTTTGCCTTTATACGCATTGGTCATCTCCCGTAAAAAATCAACCTATAGCAAAAAAGACGTAAAAAACACCCCTGCAGTGGGGGTACACTTAATAGTCTAAGATGTTATATTTGTGATTTAGCACTTTTCAACCGTGCCGTCTTGATTAAAACAGATTTATGTCGCCAGGATTATTATTCTCATTTGTCATTGCCTACTTTGTCATTTTATTGATCGTTGCCTGGTATACCGGCCGGGGTTCCAACAATGAATCCTTTTTCATCGGAAACCGCAACAGTAACTGGATGCTCGTAGCATTTGGTATGATCGGTACTTCCCTGAGCGGGGTTACCTTTGTGAGTGTACCAGGGGCAGTGGGCAAAGACGCCTTTACCTATTTTCAGATCACGCTGGGGTATTTCATTGGTTATATCACCATTGCGTATGTACTGATTCCACTTTATTACCGGCTGCAGCTTACGTCTATCTACAATTACCTGAGCAGCCGTTTCGGGGTGCTTTCCTACAAAACGGGAGCCTCTTTCTTTATCCTTTCCCGCACACTGGGTGCTACTGCCCGTTTGTATCTGGTAGTACGTATTCTGCAGGATGCCATTCTTTCCAGCTTTGGGGTACCTTTCTGGGTCACCACCCTCATCATCCTTTTTATGATTCTGGTGTACACCTATGAGGGCGGCGTAAAAACGATCGTTTATACTGATACCCTGCAGACCACCTGTATGCTGGCGGGTTTGATCATCTGCGTATTTTATATTCTTCATGCTATGGACATGAACCTGGGCCAGAGTATTGCAGCCATGCAGGAAAAAGGACTGACCAGGATCTTTGAATTTGATCCCGACAGCAAGCTCTTTTTTGTGAAGCAGATACTGGCTGGTGCCTTCATTACGATTACCATGACAGGTTTAGACCAGGAAATGATGCAGAAAAACATCTCTGTAAAAACCCTGCGTGACTCCAAGAAAAACATGGTATCCCTGGCCTTTATTATGCTGATTGTTATTGGTCTGTTTCTGTTCCTGGGCGGCCTGCTCCACCTGTACGGGGCACAAAAAGGGGTGACTGCTACCGGCGATGCCCTGTTTCCGGCCCTGGCCCTGCATCATATGCCACCGGTTATTTCGGTGATCTTTATCATCGCCCTGATATCCGCCCTGTTTCCCAGTGCAGATGGTGCGATGACCGCCCTCACCTCTTCCCTCTGTATCGATATCCTCGATATGCAGCGCCGTACCGACTGGACAGAGGCCCAGAAGAAAAAATACCGTCAGCGCATTCACCTGATGATGGCCTTTATCTTCCTGTTGTTTGTGATGGTGTTTGAGTGGGTGAATAACCAGAGTATGATCGGGGTTATCCTGAAAGTGGCCACCTATACTTATGGGCCACTGCTGGGGCTGTTTGCATTTGGTATTCTCACCAAAAGGGTTGTCAACGACCGGCTGGTACCGATTGTTTGTA
It encodes the following:
- a CDS encoding sodium:solute symporter; translated protein: MSPGLLFSFVIAYFVILLIVAWYTGRGSNNESFFIGNRNSNWMLVAFGMIGTSLSGVTFVSVPGAVGKDAFTYFQITLGYFIGYITIAYVLIPLYYRLQLTSIYNYLSSRFGVLSYKTGASFFILSRTLGATARLYLVVRILQDAILSSFGVPFWVTTLIILFMILVYTYEGGVKTIVYTDTLQTTCMLAGLIICVFYILHAMDMNLGQSIAAMQEKGLTRIFEFDPDSKLFFVKQILAGAFITITMTGLDQEMMQKNISVKTLRDSKKNMVSLAFIMLIVIGLFLFLGGLLHLYGAQKGVTATGDALFPALALHHMPPVISVIFIIALISALFPSADGAMTALTSSLCIDILDMQRRTDWTEAQKKKYRQRIHLMMAFIFLLFVMVFEWVNNQSMIGVILKVATYTYGPLLGLFAFGILTKRVVNDRLVPIVCIVAPILSFLVDKYQSVLFGQFQIGLELLIINGLFTYIGLLMISKKND